A genomic window from Fusarium falciforme chromosome 2, complete sequence includes:
- a CDS encoding Fungal specific transcription factor domain-containing protein yields MMSQKPGANNVWKSTVLQLAESDRLVMNAVLAVGSVHLAAGVTDNQLQGIEQAMTKYVLRSITGLQLALQHWGGNGSTMSDDTLRLMLGTCLLAEHECLGGNFDGTLQLHLRASYPVARVLESKHTDSQMELVAHLLEHTAHFQFLSSLRFPRPGDRSGNDSIELVKLIHEGRFTLLKSYETFGAYFGCAADLYEMIPALHKFYSTRELEISTGRDLGCAAEFTRLLRRISSWEPLQEPCEMHYKHTETWFNALGGFQGPEERAAREEVETARNTDMSPMVASAYIIQNSLLLFLYSAYLRHKEDHDRLVVATQPIVEESLDMIDRVAGTTWENTTWWPTVIIGSYTQSPKQRQRLLANLGKFSPPMGIVSRGIELLKGIWDAPDDVFGLDGISKTVGESEAYCFG; encoded by the exons ATGATGTCGCAGAAGCCCGGTGCCAACAATGTGTGGAAGAGCACTGTACTCCAGCTAGCAGAGTCGGATAGGCTTGTCATGAACGCGGTCCTCGCCGTGGGCAGTGTTCACTTGGCAGCTGGCGTGACGGACAATCAGCTTCAAGGGATCGAGCAGGCGATGACCAAGTATGTCCTCCGTTCGATCACCGGCCTTCAGCTAGCCCTGCAACACTGGGGCGGTAACGGGTCGACGATGAGTGATGATACTCTGCGCCTGATGCTTGGGACATGCCTGTTAGCCGAGCACGAG TGCCTCGGCGGAAACTTCGACGGAACCTTGCAGCTACACCTGCGAGCAAGCTACCCCGTCGCTCGCGTCCTCGAATCCAAACACACAGACAGCCAAATGGAACTCGTGGCTCACCTCCTCGAACACACAGCTCACTTCCAGTTTCTCTCCAGTCTGCGCTTCCCTCGACCGGGCGACCGGAGCGGCAACGACTCGATCGAGCTGGTCAAGCTAATCCACGAGGGCCGATTCACGCTGCTCAAGAGTTACGAGACATTTGGGGCGTATTTCGGGTGCGCTGCCGATCTCTACGAGATGATTCCCGCTCTCCACAAGTTCTATTCGACGCGGGAACTAGAGATTTCGACGGGGAGGGATCTCGGGTGTGCGGCGGAGTTTACGAGGCTATTGCGTCGCATCTCGTCGTGGGAGCCGCTTCAGGAGCCGTGTGAGATGCATTATAAGCATACAGAGACATGGTTCAACGCTCTAGGCGGTTTCCAGGGACCAGAGGAGAGAGCTGCGCGCGAGGAGGTCGAGACAGCTCGTAATACGGACATGTCACCTATGGTTGCATCAGCTTATATCATACAAAACTCCCTCTTGCTGTTCCTCTACTCGGCATACCTACGGCATAAGGAGGATCATGACCGTCTCGTTGTGGCGACGCAGCCAATCGTTGAGGAGTCGCTCGATATGATCGATCGGGTGGCAGGGACAACCTGGGAGAACACCACCTGGTGGCCGACGGTTATTATTGGGTCGTACACGCAGTCTCCaaagcagaggcagaggcttcTGGCGAACCTGGGAAAGTTTAGTCCCCCGATGGGGATTGTGTCCAGAGGGATAGAGCTACTGAAGGGCATTTGGGATGCCCCTGATGATGTGTTTGGACTAGATGGAATATCGAAGACTGTTGGAGAGAGCGAGGCATATTGCTTTGGTTAG